In Trichomycterus rosablanca isolate fTriRos1 chromosome 20, fTriRos1.hap1, whole genome shotgun sequence, one DNA window encodes the following:
- the ilkap gene encoding integrin-linked kinase-associated serine/threonine phosphatase 2C has translation MQDAHVILPKLDTNALPAHVTRLAYFAVFDGHGGARASQFAAEHLHHTILNKFPKGDAENLDKLVRKCLLDSFRHTDEEFLKKASSQKPVWKDGSTATCLLVVDDVLYMANLGDSRGVLCRKENTDTEEEQCVCVALSKEHNPTIYEERMRIQRAGGTVRDGRVLGVLEVSRSIGDGQYKRCGVISTPDVRRCALGPKDKFFILACDGLFKVFSAEEAVQFVNKVLQDDTMEKKEGQIIEEVRYEAACQRLAAEAVRRGCADNVTVVLISIEF, from the exons ATGCAGGATGCTCACGTCATTTTACCCAAACTTGACACAAACGCACTGCCTGCACATGT GACCAGGTTGGCATACTTTGCTGTGTTTGATGGCCACGGTGGAGCTCGGGCATCACAGTTTGCTGCTGAACATCTACATCACACAATCCTCAACAAATTCCCTAAAG GCGATGCAGAGAATCTGGATAAACTGGTGAGGAAATGTCTGCTGGACTCGTTTCGACACACAGACGAAGAGTTCCTGAAAAAAGCCTCCAgcca GAAGCCGGTATGGAAAGACGGCTCCACAGCTACGTGTCTGTTGGTTGTGGATGATGTTCTGTACATGGCCAATCTAGGAGACAGCAGA GGAGTGCTATGTCGAAAAGAAAACACAGACACTGAAgaggaacagtgtgtgtgtgtggctctcAGTAAAGAACACAATCCCACCATCTATGAGGAGCGCATGAGGATACAGAGAGCAGGAGGGACCGTTAG agacgGGCGTGTGTTGGGTGTGTTAGAAGTTTCCCGGTCTATTGGTGACGGTCAGTATAAACGCTGTGGGGTGATTTCAACACCCGACGTGAGGCGCTGTGCACTTGGCCCCAAAGACAA GTTTTTTATTctggcctgtgatggactgtttaAAGTGTTCTCAGCAGAAGAGGCtgttcagtttgtcaacaaagtcctacag GATGACACGATGGAGAAGAAAGAGGGGCAGATAATCGAGGAGGTGCGATACGAAGCTGCTTGTCAGCGATTGGCTGCCGAGGCTGTGAGGCGAGGCTGTGCCGACAACGTCACCGTCGTCCTCATTTCTATTGAATTCTAA